The Clostridium sporogenes region AAGTAACAGATAATTTTTATTTATGTGGCGATGGGACAACTGCGGCTATGGTAGGACGAGGTCTAATGGCCCCACGTGTATCTATTTGCGCAGGTCATCAGTCAAATATGGTTTTAAGATTAATACTAGGAATAGAAGAAATATAAAGTAAAGCTAAATTGAACTTATACACTAATAATCACAATGTTTAAAGCTATATTACTATTTTAAACTTTACTAAACATTAGATGAGATATGACTTGATTATATAAATGTGACAGTAACAAAATAAAGGAGTTGGAAAATGATATGAAAAATAATACTGACAAACTTATTATAGGTGGACATGAGTTTAATTCACGATTTATATTAGGATCTGGAAAGTATTCACTTGATTTAATAAAAGCAGCTATTGAAAACGCTGGTGCAGAGATTATTACTTTAGCATTACGTCGTGCTAATTTAGGTGGCAGTGCTAATATTTTAGATTACATACCTAAAAATGTTACATTACTTCCAAACACATCAGGAGCTCGCAATGCTGAAGAAGCAGTTCGTATTGCACGATTAGCTCGTGAAATTGGATGTGGGGATTTTATTAAAATTGAAGTTATTCGTGATTCAAAATATCTTTTACCGGATAATTATGAAACAATAAAAGCTACTGAAATTCTTGCAAAAGAAGGATTTGTAGTAATGCCTTATATGTATCCAGACCTAAATGTTGCAAGAGATATGGTAAATGCAGGAGCTTCAGCTATTATGCCTCTTGCTGCACCTATTGGATCAAACAAAGGAT contains the following coding sequences:
- a CDS encoding thiazole synthase — its product is MKNNTDKLIIGGHEFNSRFILGSGKYSLDLIKAAIENAGAEIITLALRRANLGGSANILDYIPKNVTLLPNTSGARNAEEAVRIARLAREIGCGDFIKIEVIRDSKYLLPDNYETIKATEILAKEGFVVMPYMYPDLNVARDMVNAGASAIMPLAAPIGSNKGLSTGDFIKILVDEIEIPIIVDAGIGRPSQACEAMEIGVDAIMANTAIATAGNISAMAKAFKNAIEAGRTAYLSGLGRVLDNGASASSPLTGFLED